One region of Thiomonas intermedia genomic DNA includes:
- a CDS encoding heme-binding protein, which translates to MKMDVKTMTDLRVGGRRLYTAVANDPELGPLNLLPGKWVSKGRGWNMIALPFAATGAAPFRLLLNQYDEELNFTLVDKAVPNRGITDGAPRAEKDQFVVTLDYEQEIRQVASVDSPVSGKAGDPGLAIHHEPGLWLYMTNHVENEIDVGRLATIPHGNSVLALGTSDLLEKPDTATLIPDISGLPIGIGNTDIDDPNNRYLGPYKRFHDAPFKGTAAAVPGFPGFDPVAPNGLLKLALDGLEVKRTTVLSVDTATQTGGIVNIPFIVQQADAQRMVATFWIHELDQCSKDKKEGKSPYVLQYLQEVALDFLPRTDGTPGLIRWPHISINTLDKVWQ; encoded by the coding sequence ATGAAGATGGACGTCAAAACGATGACCGACCTACGAGTGGGCGGTCGGCGACTCTATACCGCAGTAGCCAACGACCCGGAACTCGGACCACTGAACCTCCTGCCGGGAAAGTGGGTCAGCAAAGGGCGCGGCTGGAACATGATTGCCTTGCCCTTCGCGGCCACGGGAGCTGCGCCGTTTCGTCTGCTGCTCAATCAGTATGACGAGGAACTGAACTTCACCCTGGTGGACAAGGCGGTGCCCAACCGGGGCATTACCGATGGCGCGCCGCGCGCCGAGAAGGACCAGTTCGTCGTCACACTCGACTATGAACAGGAAATCCGGCAGGTTGCATCGGTGGACTCACCCGTGAGCGGTAAGGCCGGCGATCCCGGCCTGGCCATTCATCACGAGCCGGGTCTCTGGCTATACATGACCAACCATGTGGAAAATGAGATCGACGTCGGGCGTCTGGCCACCATTCCGCACGGTAATTCGGTGCTTGCGCTGGGAACCTCTGACCTGTTGGAGAAGCCCGACACCGCCACCCTCATTCCCGACATCAGCGGGCTGCCGATCGGCATTGGCAATACCGACATCGACGATCCCAACAATCGCTACCTTGGGCCGTACAAGAGGTTTCATGATGCGCCCTTCAAGGGCACGGCCGCGGCGGTACCGGGTTTCCCGGGCTTCGATCCGGTGGCTCCCAACGGCTTGCTCAAACTTGCGCTCGATGGGCTTGAAGTCAAACGCACCACAGTGCTGTCGGTGGACACCGCCACGCAGACAGGCGGCATCGTCAACATTCCGTTCATCGTTCAGCAGGCCGATGCCCAGCGCATGGTCGCCACCTTCTGGATTCATGAACTCGATCAGTGCAGCAAGGACAAGAAAGAAGGCAAGTCACCCTATGTGCTGCAGTACCTGCAGGAGGTTGCCCTGGATTTTCTGCCGCGCACCGACGGTACGCCGGGCTTGATCCGCTGGCCGCACATCAGCATCAATACGCTCGACAAAGTCTGGCAATGA
- a CDS encoding type II toxin-antitoxin system VapC family toxin, translated as MSRSAASFSTNADRCGVSSTMRVYFDSSALAKRYVDEAGSAEVLRWCDAASVLALSVIAVPELISAFNHLLREGRIDAQQYRTVKADLLADIEDALVCDTSPDVVGHAVRGLEAHPLRGMDALHIGAALACEAEVFISADARQCGAARALGLRVVPV; from the coding sequence GTGAGCAGATCAGCCGCGTCATTCTCGACCAACGCTGATCGCTGCGGCGTCTCCAGCACCATGCGGGTGTACTTCGATTCCTCGGCTCTGGCCAAGCGCTATGTCGACGAAGCCGGCTCGGCCGAGGTGCTGCGCTGGTGCGATGCGGCCAGCGTGCTCGCGCTGTCGGTCATCGCGGTGCCCGAGCTGATCTCCGCCTTCAACCACCTGCTGCGCGAAGGTCGCATCGACGCGCAGCAGTACCGCACCGTCAAGGCCGACCTGCTCGCCGACATCGAGGATGCCCTGGTCTGCGACACCTCGCCCGACGTCGTCGGCCACGCCGTGCGCGGGCTCGAAGCCCACCCGCTGCGCGGCATGGACGCGCTGCACATCGGCGCCGCGCTGGCTTGCGAGGCCGAGGTGTTCATCTCAGCCGATGCGCGCCAGTGTGGCGCGGCGCGCGCCCTAGGCCTGCGCGTGGTTCCTGTTTGA
- a CDS encoding aminotransferase class I/II-fold pyridoxal phosphate-dependent enzyme: MPHLPLSQLCLPPTATLHDALARLDATAQGILLVTDDQGRLLRTVTDGDLRRAALAGTPSTAPLSALPTAHAPHTVSLQASQRDVLALMDAQRIDHVPVVDAGGRAVDLVTRRELSQRVYLSSPHLGDDEVALVQEAFTSNWIAPLGPHVDAFERELAARVGVQHAAATSSGTAALHLGLRLLGVGPGDVVLCSSLTFVASANPIKQLGATPVFIDSEPQSWNLSPQALAAALEALRAEGIQPKAAVVVNLYGQSAEMDAIAPLLERFGVPMLEDAAESLGATYRGRPSGSFGHLAVFSFNGNKIITTSGGGMLVGNDPALIEHARKLSTQAREPARHYEHIEDGYNYRLSNVLAGIGRGQLRVLDQRVQSRREVFAQYRDALGAVPGLRWMAEPEGHRSTRWLSAFVLEGEDAQARRDALLDFLERHNVEARPVWKPMHLQPLYAGCRYFAHAAQGNAGPPQVSLTPSGGGSAGRPSGPIPHDVSRALFEGGVCLPSGSNMSAAQRARVCELVTRGLGLSWRSVA; encoded by the coding sequence ATGCCTCATCTCCCACTCTCCCAACTTTGCCTGCCCCCCACCGCCACCTTGCACGACGCGCTGGCGCGGCTCGACGCCACGGCGCAGGGCATTCTGCTGGTCACCGACGACCAGGGCCGCCTGCTGCGCACCGTGACCGACGGCGACCTGCGCCGCGCCGCGCTGGCGGGCACGCCGTCCACAGCCCCGCTATCCGCCTTGCCCACGGCCCACGCGCCGCATACGGTGAGCCTGCAGGCCAGCCAGCGCGACGTGCTGGCGCTGATGGACGCACAGCGCATCGACCATGTGCCGGTGGTGGACGCGGGCGGGCGCGCGGTCGATCTCGTCACGCGGCGCGAGCTGAGCCAGCGCGTCTATCTGTCGTCGCCGCATCTGGGCGACGACGAGGTGGCGCTGGTGCAAGAGGCCTTCACCAGCAACTGGATCGCCCCGCTCGGCCCCCATGTGGACGCCTTCGAGCGCGAGCTGGCGGCGCGCGTGGGCGTGCAGCACGCCGCGGCCACGAGTTCGGGCACGGCGGCGCTGCATCTGGGCCTGCGCCTGCTGGGCGTGGGGCCGGGCGACGTGGTGCTGTGCTCCAGCCTGACCTTCGTGGCCAGCGCCAATCCGATCAAGCAGCTCGGCGCCACGCCGGTGTTCATCGACTCTGAGCCGCAGAGCTGGAATCTGTCGCCGCAGGCTTTGGCCGCCGCGCTGGAGGCGCTGCGTGCAGAAGGCATCCAACCGAAGGCCGCCGTGGTGGTCAACCTCTACGGCCAGAGCGCCGAGATGGACGCCATTGCCCCGCTGCTCGAACGCTTTGGGGTGCCCATGCTCGAAGACGCGGCCGAATCGCTGGGCGCCACCTATCGCGGGCGCCCCAGCGGCAGCTTCGGCCACCTGGCGGTGTTTTCGTTCAACGGCAACAAGATCATCACCACCTCGGGCGGCGGCATGCTGGTGGGCAACGACCCGGCGCTGATCGAACACGCCCGCAAGCTCTCCACCCAGGCACGCGAACCGGCGCGGCATTACGAGCACATCGAAGACGGCTACAACTATCGGCTGAGCAATGTGCTGGCGGGCATCGGCCGCGGCCAGTTGCGGGTGCTCGACCAGCGGGTGCAAAGCCGGCGCGAGGTGTTCGCGCAGTACCGCGACGCCCTTGGCGCCGTGCCCGGTCTGCGCTGGATGGCCGAGCCCGAGGGCCATCGTTCCACCCGCTGGCTGTCGGCCTTCGTGCTTGAAGGCGAAGATGCGCAAGCGCGCCGCGATGCCCTGCTCGACTTTCTCGAGCGCCACAACGTCGAAGCCCGGCCGGTGTGGAAGCCCATGCATCTGCAGCCCTTGTACGCGGGCTGCCGCTACTTCGCCCATGCCGCCCAAGGAAACGCCGGGCCGCCCCAAGTTTCCTTGACCCCCTCGGGGGGCGGGTCGGCTGGCCGACCCTCGGGACCCATTCCCCACGATGTGAGCCGCGCGCTGTTCGAAGGCGGCGTCTGCCTGCCCTCGGGCTCGAACATGAGCGCCGCGCAGCGCGCACGGGTGTGCGAACTGGTGACGCGCGGCCTGGGCTTGAGCTGGCGGAGCGTCGCATGA
- a CDS encoding ABC transporter ATP-binding protein, which translates to MPQPILLAEQVRKRYTEGPQPVDVLKDVNLRLDGGQTLAIIGASGSGKSTLMHLLGGLDRADGGRVQVCGSDWAQMSPKAQGEWRNAHVGFVYQFHHLLMEFSALDNVAMPLRIRRAPAEQAHAVATQMLQRMGLGARLQHRPGELSGGERQRVAIARALVTQPQLVLADEPTGNLDSEASGVALDMLLDVARAQGDAVIIVTHDASVAARCQRQLRLVNGVLQDA; encoded by the coding sequence ATGCCCCAACCCATCCTGCTGGCCGAACAGGTCCGCAAGCGCTACACCGAAGGGCCGCAGCCCGTCGACGTGCTCAAGGACGTGAATCTGCGCCTCGACGGCGGCCAGACCCTGGCCATCATCGGGGCCTCGGGCTCGGGCAAGAGCACGCTCATGCACCTGCTGGGCGGCCTCGACCGGGCCGACGGCGGCCGCGTGCAGGTCTGCGGAAGCGACTGGGCGCAGATGAGCCCCAAGGCGCAGGGCGAGTGGCGCAATGCGCATGTCGGCTTCGTCTACCAGTTCCATCACCTGCTGATGGAATTCAGCGCGCTCGACAACGTCGCCATGCCGCTGCGCATCCGCCGCGCACCGGCCGAACAGGCGCACGCCGTTGCCACGCAGATGTTGCAGCGCATGGGCCTGGGCGCGCGGCTGCAGCATCGCCCGGGCGAGCTTTCGGGCGGCGAGCGCCAGCGCGTGGCCATTGCCCGCGCGCTGGTCACGCAGCCGCAGCTCGTGCTCGCCGACGAGCCCACGGGCAATCTCGACAGCGAAGCCTCGGGGGTGGCGCTGGACATGCTGCTCGACGTGGCGCGCGCGCAGGGCGACGCCGTCATCATCGTCACGCACGACGCCTCGGTGGCTGCGCGCTGCCAGCGCCAGCTTCGGCTGGTCAACGGCGTGCTGCAGGACGCCTGA
- the minE gene encoding cell division topological specificity factor MinE, whose protein sequence is MSFLSFLLGEKKKTATVAKERLQIILAHERGGAGAPADWLPALQRELVDVISKYVKIDSNDIQVKLERQDTLEVLEVKIEIPPRA, encoded by the coding sequence ATGTCATTCCTCTCTTTTCTGCTGGGCGAAAAAAAGAAGACCGCCACGGTCGCCAAGGAGCGGCTGCAGATCATCCTCGCCCATGAACGCGGCGGCGCCGGCGCCCCGGCCGACTGGCTGCCCGCGCTGCAGCGCGAGCTGGTGGATGTGATCTCGAAATACGTCAAGATCGACAGCAACGACATCCAGGTCAAGCTCGAACGCCAGGACACGCTCGAAGTGCTGGAAGTGAAGATCGAGATTCCGCCGCGGGCGTAG
- a CDS encoding NeuD/PglB/VioB family sugar acetyltransferase: MSASSEKPVLIVFGAGGHGRVAADAALLSGAFARVVASDRSAATWGSELLPGVPVLSIDDVGALPGPRAVHVAIGHNAIRRDEAAQLASLGPLATIVHPSASVAASARVAPGCLITAQCVVGPMAELGLGAIVNHGAVVDHDCRIGAWAHVAPGVKLGGAVQVGEAALVGAGSTVLRNLRVGAGATLGAGAVLLQDLPDGEAWAGVPARPLAQASA, translated from the coding sequence ATGTCTGCATCCTCCGAAAAACCTGTCTTGATCGTGTTTGGCGCTGGCGGCCACGGCCGCGTGGCGGCCGACGCGGCGTTGTTGAGCGGCGCGTTTGCGCGCGTGGTCGCCTCAGACCGCAGCGCGGCCACCTGGGGCAGCGAACTGCTGCCCGGGGTGCCGGTGCTCTCCATCGACGACGTCGGCGCCCTGCCCGGCCCGCGCGCGGTGCATGTGGCCATCGGCCACAACGCCATACGGCGCGACGAGGCGGCGCAGTTGGCGTCCCTCGGGCCGCTGGCCACCATCGTGCACCCCAGCGCCAGCGTGGCGGCCTCGGCGCGCGTCGCGCCGGGCTGCCTGATCACGGCGCAGTGCGTCGTCGGGCCCATGGCCGAGCTGGGGCTCGGGGCCATCGTCAACCACGGCGCGGTGGTCGATCACGACTGCCGCATCGGCGCCTGGGCGCATGTGGCCCCCGGCGTAAAGCTGGGCGGCGCGGTGCAGGTGGGCGAAGCCGCCCTGGTGGGCGCGGGCAGCACGGTGCTGCGCAATCTGCGCGTGGGCGCGGGCGCCACGCTGGGCGCGGGCGCGGTGCTGCTGCAAGACCTGCCCGATGGCGAGGCCTGGGCCGGCGTGCCGGCACGGCCTCTGGCGCAGGCGAGCGCCTGA
- a CDS encoding type II toxin-antitoxin system Phd/YefM family antitoxin yields MRDTTFTELRNHARAFFDLVEAGETVRVLRKGKPIAEIHPVAPQVPSWKRREARPLQISGEQISRVILDQR; encoded by the coding sequence ATGCGCGACACCACTTTCACCGAACTGCGCAACCACGCCCGCGCGTTTTTCGACCTGGTCGAAGCCGGCGAAACCGTGCGCGTGCTGCGCAAGGGCAAGCCCATCGCCGAGATTCACCCGGTGGCGCCGCAAGTGCCCTCCTGGAAGCGGCGCGAGGCCCGCCCGCTGCAGATTTCGGGTGAGCAGATCAGCCGCGTCATTCTCGACCAACGCTGA
- the minC gene encoding septum site-determining protein MinC: MSRSKTTLFELRSGAIDAVHLVVKTPDFAALTEALQQRFDAAPEFFAGEAVAIDLRRLADDAALPLDELAALLRRFKMRPFGVVALAAQQAWAATSDLPLLDSRDTRKPAESAEPAADATDAASSPDTADKPETSAPAATAAKDHTPTLLPTVLIDRPLRSGQRVYSPGDLIVQGVVSHGAEVMAEGNVHIYGALRGRALAGARGNTTARIYCTSFEPELIAIAGIYRTAEQDLPAGVRGQPTTVRLQGEQLLIEPLPLK; this comes from the coding sequence ATGTCCCGTTCCAAAACCACCTTGTTTGAACTCCGCAGCGGCGCCATCGACGCTGTGCACCTGGTGGTGAAAACGCCCGACTTCGCCGCGCTGACCGAGGCGCTGCAGCAGCGCTTCGATGCCGCGCCCGAGTTTTTCGCGGGCGAGGCCGTCGCCATCGACCTGCGCCGTCTGGCCGACGATGCCGCCCTGCCGCTGGACGAGCTCGCCGCCCTGCTTCGACGCTTCAAGATGCGGCCCTTCGGCGTGGTGGCGCTGGCCGCGCAGCAGGCCTGGGCCGCCACCAGCGATCTGCCCCTGCTCGACAGCCGCGACACCCGCAAACCCGCCGAGAGCGCCGAACCCGCCGCCGATGCGACGGACGCGGCCTCCAGCCCCGACACCGCGGACAAGCCAGAGACTTCCGCCCCGGCTGCCACGGCGGCGAAGGACCACACGCCCACGCTGCTGCCCACAGTGCTCATCGACCGGCCGCTGCGCTCGGGCCAGCGGGTGTATTCCCCCGGCGATCTCATCGTGCAAGGCGTGGTCAGCCATGGCGCCGAGGTCATGGCCGAGGGAAATGTGCACATCTACGGGGCCCTTCGCGGCCGGGCCTTGGCCGGCGCGCGCGGCAACACCACGGCCCGGATCTACTGCACCAGCTTCGAGCCGGAACTGATCGCCATCGCCGGCATCTACCGCACCGCCGAACAGGACTTGCCTGCCGGGGTGCGCGGCCAGCCAACCACCGTGCGACTGCAGGGCGAACAATTGCTGATCGAACCCCTGCCTCTCAAATAA
- a CDS encoding polysaccharide biosynthesis protein has translation MSFATRAPWRPASADALLVAFTWLLAFVFRFSLLRNDAPANLAQILWISTPLAAAVWVAALAGLGAYRTPWRHTSVPEFKRLASAMIVAALALAAVLLLLRLPNFPRSIVLLHPLFAGVALLGLRLAARIWAEGRLTRSTAQGKPLLVLGTLDDAARALQSLRSSKGWQVAALISPNRDEVGRSVQGVRVAGSVDDLARVAQSQGASHALIASEPGSPARRELLLQASDARLALLTLPRADDWLQGGGSGGGGQAPRQVELADLLGRAAVQLDVRGLSSLLAGQVALVTGAGGSIGSELCRQIARFGVRQLVCIDASEIAIYALEQEFKARFPELAVRYYTANVREPERLHDLFKRHCPAVVLHAAAYKHVPLMEDDNAIEALRTNVLGTLGAARAATACGAQRFVLISTDKAVNPTNVMGASKRLAELALQAHAAQHPDTHCCAVRFGNVLGSSGSVVPRFAAQIAAGGPVTVTHPEIVRYFMTIPEAAQLVLQAGLMGESGNIFVLDMGEPVKIVDLARLMIRLSSKTEEEIPIHFTGLRPGEKLYEELLADDETTLPTPHPKLRVARQAEMEALDLIKLQAWIAASGAESPAQIKAALHALVPEYAPQLGGH, from the coding sequence ATGAGTTTTGCAACCCGGGCACCCTGGCGCCCCGCATCGGCCGACGCCCTGCTCGTCGCCTTCACCTGGCTGCTGGCCTTCGTCTTCCGCTTCAGCCTGCTGCGCAACGACGCGCCGGCCAACCTGGCGCAGATTCTGTGGATCAGCACGCCGCTGGCCGCCGCGGTGTGGGTGGCGGCGCTGGCCGGGCTGGGGGCGTATCGCACGCCGTGGCGGCACACCAGCGTGCCCGAGTTCAAGCGTCTGGCCTCGGCCATGATCGTGGCGGCGCTGGCGCTGGCGGCCGTGCTGCTGTTGCTGCGCCTGCCCAATTTCCCGCGCTCCATCGTGCTGTTGCACCCGCTGTTCGCGGGCGTCGCCCTGCTCGGCCTGCGGCTGGCCGCGCGCATCTGGGCCGAAGGCCGCCTCACCCGCTCCACCGCGCAAGGCAAGCCGCTGCTGGTGTTGGGCACGCTCGACGACGCCGCGCGGGCACTGCAGAGCCTGCGCTCCAGCAAGGGCTGGCAGGTGGCCGCGCTCATCAGCCCCAACCGCGACGAAGTGGGCCGCAGCGTGCAGGGCGTGCGGGTGGCCGGCAGTGTGGACGATCTGGCCCGGGTGGCGCAGTCGCAGGGCGCCAGCCACGCACTGATCGCCAGCGAGCCCGGCAGCCCGGCGCGCCGCGAGCTGCTGCTGCAGGCCAGCGACGCTCGCCTTGCCCTGCTCACCCTGCCGCGCGCCGACGACTGGCTGCAAGGCGGCGGCAGCGGGGGCGGCGGCCAGGCGCCGCGCCAGGTCGAGCTGGCCGACCTGCTGGGGCGCGCCGCCGTGCAGCTCGACGTGCGCGGCCTCTCCAGCCTGCTCGCCGGGCAGGTGGCGCTGGTCACGGGCGCGGGGGGCAGCATTGGCTCGGAGCTGTGCCGCCAGATCGCGCGCTTCGGCGTGCGGCAACTGGTGTGCATCGACGCGTCGGAAATCGCCATCTATGCGCTGGAGCAGGAGTTCAAGGCGCGCTTTCCCGAACTGGCCGTGCGCTACTACACCGCCAACGTGCGCGAGCCCGAGCGGCTGCACGACCTGTTCAAGCGGCATTGCCCCGCCGTGGTACTGCACGCCGCGGCCTACAAACATGTGCCCCTGATGGAAGACGACAACGCCATCGAGGCGCTGCGCACCAATGTGCTGGGCACGCTGGGCGCGGCACGCGCGGCCACCGCCTGCGGGGCGCAGCGCTTCGTGCTCATCTCCACCGACAAGGCGGTGAACCCGACCAATGTGATGGGCGCGAGCAAGCGGCTGGCCGAGCTGGCGCTGCAGGCGCACGCCGCGCAGCATCCCGACACGCATTGCTGCGCGGTGCGCTTCGGCAATGTGCTGGGCTCCAGCGGCAGCGTGGTGCCGCGCTTCGCGGCGCAGATCGCCGCGGGCGGGCCGGTCACCGTGACCCACCCGGAGATCGTGCGCTATTTCATGACCATTCCCGAAGCCGCGCAGCTCGTGCTGCAGGCGGGGCTGATGGGAGAAAGCGGCAACATCTTCGTGCTCGACATGGGCGAGCCGGTGAAGATCGTCGATCTGGCGCGGCTGATGATCCGGCTTTCCAGCAAGACCGAAGAGGAGATTCCCATCCACTTCACCGGCCTGCGCCCCGGCGAAAAGCTGTACGAGGAATTGCTCGCCGACGACGAAACCACCCTGCCCACGCCCCACCCCAAACTTCGCGTCGCCCGCCAGGCCGAGATGGAGGCGCTCGACCTGATCAAGCTGCAGGCCTGGATTGCCGCCAGCGGCGCCGAATCGCCCGCGCAGATCAAGGCCGCGCTGCACGCACTGGTGCCCGAGTACGCCCCGCAGCTCGGGGGGCATTGA
- the minD gene encoding septum site-determining protein MinD — protein MAKIIVVTSGKGGVGKTTTSASFASGLALRGHKTAVIDFDVGLRNLDLIMGCERRVVYDLINVIQGEAKLTQALIKDKQCDNLFILPASQTRDKDALTKEGVENVLKELDQMGFTYIVCDSPAGIESGALMAMHFADEALIVTNPEVSSVRDSDRILGMLSSKTRRAIEGGEPIREHLLITRYNPKRVSDGEMLSLTDIQDILRIQLIGVIPESESVLQASNQGTPAIHLTGSDVAEAYQDVVARFLGEDKPMRFTDYQKPGLFKRLFGG, from the coding sequence ATGGCGAAAATCATCGTGGTGACTTCCGGCAAAGGTGGCGTGGGCAAGACCACCACCAGTGCCAGCTTCGCCTCCGGCCTGGCCCTGCGCGGCCACAAGACCGCCGTCATCGACTTCGATGTCGGCCTGCGCAACCTCGACCTCATCATGGGCTGCGAGCGCCGCGTGGTGTACGACCTCATCAACGTCATCCAGGGCGAAGCCAAGCTCACCCAGGCGCTGATCAAGGACAAGCAGTGCGACAACCTGTTCATCCTGCCGGCCTCGCAGACCCGCGACAAGGACGCCCTCACCAAGGAAGGCGTGGAAAACGTGCTCAAGGAGCTCGACCAGATGGGCTTCACCTACATCGTCTGCGACTCGCCGGCCGGCATCGAGAGCGGGGCGCTGATGGCCATGCACTTCGCCGACGAAGCCCTGATCGTCACCAACCCCGAAGTCTCGTCGGTGCGCGACTCCGACCGCATTCTGGGCATGCTGTCGAGCAAGACCCGCCGCGCCATCGAAGGCGGCGAGCCGATCCGCGAGCATCTGCTCATCACCCGCTACAACCCCAAGCGCGTCAGCGACGGCGAGATGCTGTCGCTCACCGACATCCAGGACATTCTGCGCATCCAGCTCATCGGCGTGATTCCCGAGAGCGAATCGGTGCTGCAGGCCTCCAACCAGGGCACGCCGGCCATCCACCTCACCGGCAGCGACGTGGCCGAGGCCTATCAGGACGTGGTGGCCCGCTTCCTCGGCGAAGACAAGCCGATGCGCTTCACCGACTATCAGAAGCCGGGCCTGTTCAAGCGCCTGTTCGGCGGTTGA
- a CDS encoding SulP family inorganic anion transporter, with the protein MSENTALIKTNVLSGLTVALALVPEAVAFALVAQVSPLTGLYAAFIVSLITSVFGGRPGMISAAAGSLAVVMVALVARHGVEYLFATVVLMGVFQMLFAAARLGKLIRMVPHPVMLGFVNGLAIVIFLAQLGQLKSPGPDGALHWMTGVPLFTMIGLIALTMAIIYLLPRLTKAIPSPLAAILIVAGLVEFFGLQTKTVGDMGSIGGGLPSFHIPSVPINFDTLQVIVPYALILAIIGLTESLLTLNLIDEMTDTRGRPNRECMAQGAANVVTGFFGGMGGCALIGQSMINVNNGALKRLSGIVASLALLSFILFASAWIERIPLAALIGVMFVVAEKTFEWGSLRVLRKVPRADALIIVGVTVVTVLTDLAVAVVLGVVIAALVFAWEQAKRMHATASTNAQGWKVYDLEGTLFFASAASFQALFQPKTDPHDVIIDFAHATVKDHSAIVAIDSLAERYRQEGKRLHLRHLSPDCRELLDKAGDSVEVNLLEDPRYHVADNKLA; encoded by the coding sequence ATGTCTGAAAACACCGCGTTGATCAAAACCAATGTCCTGAGCGGACTGACTGTCGCGCTGGCGCTGGTTCCCGAGGCCGTCGCCTTCGCCCTGGTGGCGCAGGTTTCGCCCCTGACCGGGCTTTACGCCGCGTTCATCGTCTCGCTCATCACCTCGGTGTTCGGCGGGCGCCCGGGAATGATCTCGGCGGCGGCCGGCTCGCTCGCAGTGGTGATGGTGGCGCTGGTCGCACGCCACGGCGTGGAGTACCTGTTCGCCACGGTGGTGCTGATGGGGGTGTTCCAGATGCTGTTTGCCGCGGCGCGGCTGGGCAAACTCATCCGCATGGTGCCGCACCCGGTGATGCTCGGCTTCGTCAACGGGCTGGCCATCGTGATCTTTCTCGCCCAGCTCGGACAGCTCAAAAGCCCCGGACCGGACGGTGCCCTGCACTGGATGACGGGTGTGCCACTGTTCACCATGATCGGGCTGATCGCCCTGACCATGGCCATCATCTATCTGCTGCCACGGCTGACCAAGGCCATACCCTCGCCGCTGGCGGCCATTCTCATCGTGGCGGGGCTGGTCGAATTCTTCGGGCTGCAGACCAAGACCGTGGGCGACATGGGCTCGATCGGCGGCGGCCTGCCGAGCTTTCACATTCCGAGCGTGCCGATCAATTTCGACACGCTGCAGGTCATCGTGCCCTACGCGCTCATTCTGGCCATCATCGGGCTGACCGAATCGCTGCTCACCCTCAACCTGATCGACGAAATGACCGACACCCGAGGACGGCCCAACCGCGAGTGCATGGCACAAGGCGCGGCCAATGTGGTGACGGGATTCTTCGGCGGCATGGGCGGCTGCGCGCTCATCGGCCAGAGCATGATCAATGTGAACAACGGCGCGCTCAAGCGGCTGTCGGGCATCGTGGCTTCGCTGGCGCTGCTGTCGTTCATTCTGTTCGCGTCGGCATGGATCGAGCGCATTCCGCTGGCGGCGCTGATCGGCGTGATGTTCGTGGTGGCCGAAAAGACTTTCGAATGGGGCAGCCTGAGGGTGCTGCGCAAAGTGCCCCGCGCCGATGCGCTGATCATCGTCGGCGTCACGGTGGTGACCGTGCTCACCGATCTGGCCGTCGCCGTGGTCCTGGGCGTGGTGATCGCCGCGCTGGTCTTCGCCTGGGAACAGGCCAAGCGCATGCACGCGACCGCCTCGACCAACGCGCAGGGCTGGAAGGTGTACGACCTCGAAGGCACGCTGTTCTTCGCCAGCGCGGCGTCGTTTCAGGCGTTGTTCCAGCCCAAGACCGATCCGCACGATGTGATCATCGATTTCGCCCACGCCACGGTGAAGGATCATTCGGCCATCGTCGCCATCGACAGTCTGGCCGAACGCTACCGGCAGGAGGGCAAGCGTCTGCACCTGCGCCACCTCAGCCCCGACTGCCGCGAACTGCTCGACAAGGCCGGCGACAGCGTGGAGGTCAATCTGCTCGAAGACCCGCGCTATCACGTCGCGGACAACAAGCTGGCGTGA